The Pseudomonadota bacterium DNA segment TGATGCTTGCAAATACCAGGTAGTAGCCGATGTATGTAAGGGATATCAAAAAACTGTATTGTACACATAGGAGTTTATACTACCGATTAAGTCAAACTGCCTTAACTACAAGCTTATATAGAACACCCAGAACACAACAAACCTTTGAGCACAGACATCTATATCATTAATAATTATGTTGTTAATGAAAGGATTGAATTTTGTGTCATGCAGACAAGCAGAAAGATGCTTAAATACTTATTTATAAAGCAATTATTTTGTTTGTGCCTTCAAATACCGTTTGTTAAAAACCACAATTCCGATAAGGCCGATACCAAGAAGGAATATCATGGCAGGCTCGGGTACCCCTGTAGTCCCGGGCACCTTATCTCTACCACCGTTTTTAAACCCTCTGAAACGAGTAATGGCAAAAGCGCCTTCACTTGATTTTGCCTCGAAAAAGCTGCCCGTACTCAGTTGATCCAGACTATTTCCGGTCATAGCAAAAATGAAACTTGCAGATCCTCCTACAGGGATTCCATTTTTTGTATTACCGCTACCCAGGAAATTTCCACCTATTGCTGCACCGATATCAAAAGCACTGAACGGCGATGCAGAAATGGAATCTTGAAAACATGACGCCCCAAGAAGGCTAAAAAACTTGTTTGAACCTGTTACGCTCACACCGCTAATGAAGTTATTTGGATTGTTAAATGCAAATCCTGTTAAAAAGCCTCCGTTATTTGAAGAGCTAATATTTTTTAACGTAACGTCCAGTGTTGTAGTTGATGGTGAAAGAAGCCTGTACGTGAATTCACCGATAAAATTACCGAACCCCTTAGTGCTTCTTGATGTATCTCCGGTAAATGTTTGTGTTTGGGCATAATTGATTGAGGGTGTCAAGAGAAAGAGAATAAATACGACAATCATTAATCCTGAAACATAATATTTATTTTTTTTATCGTCCATGTTCATCCCCTGAATTAATATACTACAACAACAACTATATTAATTATAATGCATTTGTTTGTTTTGATAATGACATTTATCACAAAATCGTAGATTCTTTTTTATAATTCTATGAAAGTATTAACAGAAAATATTTAAAACATGATTTTAAATTGGTTCCTTATTAATAGTGGAATTATAGATAAAAGTCCGGGAACTTCTTGTGCGGTTACCTCTTGCAATCCTCTATAGAGCCACGGATGCATTTTGTACCATCGGTCCAGGTTGCATCAGACAGGTCTGCGCGGAGCAGTGTCACGCCAGTCATTATGGCATCAGTGAGGTTTATGAAATTCATGGTTGTATTTGACATATTTACGTTAGACAGTTTTGTCCCTACCATGTTCACATAGGACAGTTTTGCGGTGGACATGTTCACATTGGACAGTTTTGCACCAGTAAGGTATGCGCTGGACAAATCCGTATTAATCATATTAACATTTGTTAAGGTTGCATTACTTAGGTTCACAGCAGTCAAATCTGCTCCAGACATGTTTGTGCCTGAGAGAATTGCATTGGTCATATTTGTTCGAAAAAGATTCGCGCCGGACATTTTTGCACCTGTCAGGTTTGCACCTGTCAGGTTTGCATTAGCAAGGTCAGCACCGGAAAAGTTTGCATTAGTAAGGTCAGCACCGGAAAGATTTGTACCAGACAGTTTTGCATTGGTTAGGATAGCACCAGACAAATTTGCGTCTGGAAGATCACAATATGGGCAACTCTTTGTCGATTTTAGTATCTCCAGATCAACTTGACTGAATGTATATGCTTTGCATAATATAAACATTAAAGCCGCCAAAACCATACATGGAATGAAAACAGTTTTTTTGGTAACCATTATGATGCCCCCTTTTTTAGGCTACAAAGGAGTTAATCCCTTAAAGCCAAAACCTTTTTTGAATACCCTGTTTTTTTATTAAATTTTACTTATACCCATTTAATTGAATTAAAAACCTAAACATTATATACATATTCAATGTCAAATTATAACAGAAAAGACA contains these protein-coding regions:
- a CDS encoding PEP-CTERM sorting domain-containing protein yields the protein MDDKKNKYYVSGLMIVVFILFLLTPSINYAQTQTFTGDTSRSTKGFGNFIGEFTYRLLSPSTTTLDVTLKNISSSNNGGFLTGFAFNNPNNFISGVSVTGSNKFFSLLGASCFQDSISASPFSAFDIGAAIGGNFLGSGNTKNGIPVGGSASFIFAMTGNSLDQLSTGSFFEAKSSEGAFAITRFRGFKNGGRDKVPGTTGVPEPAMIFLLGIGLIGIVVFNKRYLKAQTK
- a CDS encoding pentapeptide repeat-containing protein, translating into MVTKKTVFIPCMVLAALMFILCKAYTFSQVDLEILKSTKSCPYCDLPDANLSGAILTNAKLSGTNLSGADLTNANFSGADLANANLTGANLTGAKMSGANLFRTNMTNAILSGTNMSGADLTAVNLSNATLTNVNMINTDLSSAYLTGAKLSNVNMSTAKLSYVNMVGTKLSNVNMSNTTMNFINLTDAIMTGVTLLRADLSDATWTDGTKCIRGSIEDCKR